A single region of the Populus nigra chromosome 2, ddPopNigr1.1, whole genome shotgun sequence genome encodes:
- the LOC133681757 gene encoding auxin-responsive protein SAUR36-like has product MRKIRGFKIGKRLVRISTWIFRRTRIHPPGYNLLGQSESTCRSKPKSISKIINWGRRLTKGAKSLCGAKPGSGYIPMGHQLVCDKPVTVPKGHLAVYVGQKDGDFHRVLVPVIYFNHPLFGELLREAEEEYGFNQQGGITIPCRFSEFESVQTRIKAGSGGKPTWKRNHY; this is encoded by the coding sequence ATGAGAAAGATAAGAGGTTTCAAGATTGGCAAACGGTTAGTCCGGATCTCCACATGGATCTTCCGTCGGACCCGGATCCACCCACCGGGTTACAACCTTTTAGGCCAATCAGAATCAACATGCAGGTCCAAGCCAAAGTCCATATCGAAAATCATCAACTGGGGTCGTCGTTTAACAAAAGGAGCTAAATCACTTTGCGGTGCAAAACCAGGGTCGGGTTACATACCCATGGGTCATCAACTGGTTTGCGATAAACCGGTTACTGTACCAAAAGGGCATTTGGCTGTTTACGTTGGTCAAAAAGACGGCGACTTTCATAGAGTTTTGGTGCCtgtgatttattttaatcatccTTTGTTTGGTGAGTTATTAAGAGAAGCCGAAGAGGAATATGGGTTTAATCAACAAGGTGGGATTACCATTCCTTGCCGATTCTCGGAGTTTGAGAGTGTCCAAACCCGTATTAAAGCTGGGTCTGGAGGGAAGCCGACGTGGAAACGTAACCACTATTGA